A stretch of Candidatus Coatesbacteria bacterium DNA encodes these proteins:
- a CDS encoding phospho-N-acetylmuramoyl-pentapeptide-transferase, giving the protein MLYHLLAPLSDEIGFLRLFNYITFRAGAAAITAVLLTFIFARPLIRWLRKKQFTEQTREDGPQHHKAKEKTPTMGGVIILLALVVPTLLFADLTNRYVLMALAVTIGLALLGFLDDYLKNVKNQPLGLVARYKLIGQALLGLGVGCILYFWPLDPAHSTILTVPFFKDVQLDLGWGYIPFVALVIIAASNAVNLTDGLDGLAIGSTLFAGLAYVIFVYIAGHAVFANYLEVTFLSDIGELTIFVTALVGAALGFLWYNAHPAEIFMGDTGSLALGGAVGAVAIFCKQELLLLIVGGVFVLEGLSVILQVGYYKLTKGKGPDGGGKRLFKMSPLHHHFELKGWPESRVFVRFWILAAMFALISIATLKLR; this is encoded by the coding sequence ATGCTCTACCATTTGCTGGCGCCGTTGTCCGACGAGATCGGCTTCCTGCGCCTGTTCAACTACATCACCTTCCGCGCCGGGGCGGCGGCGATCACCGCGGTCCTGCTGACCTTCATCTTCGCCCGCCCGCTGATCCGCTGGCTGCGCAAGAAGCAGTTCACCGAGCAGACCCGGGAGGACGGCCCGCAGCACCACAAGGCCAAGGAGAAGACGCCCACCATGGGCGGGGTGATCATCCTGCTGGCCCTGGTGGTGCCCACCCTGCTGTTCGCCGACCTGACCAACCGCTACGTGCTGATGGCCCTGGCGGTGACCATCGGCTTGGCCCTGCTGGGCTTCCTCGATGACTACCTCAAGAACGTCAAGAACCAGCCCCTGGGGCTGGTGGCGCGCTACAAGCTGATCGGCCAGGCCCTCCTCGGTCTCGGCGTGGGCTGCATCCTCTACTTCTGGCCCCTGGATCCGGCCCACTCGACGATCCTGACCGTGCCCTTCTTCAAAGACGTCCAACTCGATCTGGGCTGGGGCTACATCCCCTTCGTCGCCCTGGTGATCATCGCCGCCTCCAACGCCGTCAACCTGACCGACGGCCTGGACGGCCTGGCCATCGGCTCGACGCTGTTCGCCGGCCTGGCCTACGTCATCTTCGTCTATATCGCCGGTCACGCCGTCTTTGCCAACTACCTCGAGGTGACCTTCCTCTCCGACATCGGCGAGTTGACCATCTTCGTCACCGCCCTGGTCGGGGCGGCCCTGGGTTTCCTCTGGTACAACGCCCATCCCGCCGAGATCTTCATGGGCGACACCGGCTCCCTGGCCCTCGGCGGGGCGGTCGGCGCCGTGGCCATCTTCTGCAAGCAGGAGCTTTTACTGCTGATCGTCGGCGGGGTTTTCGTCCTCGAGGGCCTGTCGGTCATTCTCCAGGTCGGCTACTACAAACTGACCAAGGGCAAGGGTCCCGACGGCGGGGGCAAGCGCCTGTTCAAGATGTCGCCCCTGCACCACCACTTCGAGCTCAAGGGCTGGCCCGAGAGCCGGGTCTTCGTCCGCTTCTGGATCCTGGCGGCCATGTTCGCCCTGATCTCCATCGCCACCCTCAAGCTGCGCTGA
- the murF gene encoding UDP-N-acetylmuramoyl-tripeptide--D-alanyl-D-alanine ligase, whose translation MSRQLNRLRADLGSPLTLGGLADWAGASFALDAAEELRRSAVGGLAADSRVVESGDVFCALTGSRVDGHDFLDRLPAGTVAALVSRPRALSGLPQLVVDDVRRALLRIAAGFRGRFPELRVVGITGSVGKTSTKDYLGRIMADYAPSLVTAGNLNTEVGVPLTLARLTPEHRFAVLELGMQWAGEIRELARAARPQIGVVTAVGPSHLEFFDSVRGIARAKAELLEELPPTGFAVLPVEDEHYDFLRGFARCRVITFGLERGDCRAEELHETPEGLRFDLVWEPPAELGFVKARARIDLPRPGHHQALSALRAAAAALLCGVPLERAARSLNAARLTRQRGDVVNHGSLVVLQDAYNANPLSMEAALRTLAALPGQRRVAVLGDMLELGPAAEELHHEVGALVARLGIDVLIAVGGLAAETAAGAREAGMSRVYRARDRVEARKRLLEVLRPGDVLLAKASNALELDRLLEELPEI comes from the coding sequence ATGAGCCGCCAGCTGAACCGTCTGCGCGCCGATCTCGGCAGCCCCCTGACCCTGGGCGGGCTGGCCGACTGGGCCGGGGCGTCCTTCGCGCTAGACGCAGCCGAGGAGCTACGCCGGTCCGCCGTGGGCGGCCTGGCGGCGGATTCCCGCGTCGTCGAGAGCGGTGACGTTTTCTGCGCCCTGACCGGCAGCCGCGTCGACGGCCACGATTTCCTCGACCGCCTGCCCGCGGGGACCGTGGCGGCGCTGGTCTCCCGGCCGCGCGCCCTGTCCGGTCTGCCCCAGCTCGTCGTCGACGATGTCCGCCGGGCCCTGCTGCGGATCGCCGCCGGCTTCCGCGGGCGCTTCCCCGAGCTCCGCGTCGTCGGGATCACCGGTTCGGTCGGCAAGACCTCGACCAAGGACTATCTGGGCCGGATCATGGCCGATTACGCCCCCAGCCTGGTCACCGCCGGCAACCTCAATACCGAGGTCGGCGTGCCCTTGACCCTGGCCCGGCTGACCCCGGAGCACCGCTTCGCCGTCCTCGAACTGGGGATGCAGTGGGCGGGGGAGATCCGGGAGCTGGCCCGGGCGGCCCGGCCGCAGATCGGCGTCGTCACCGCCGTCGGCCCTTCGCACCTCGAGTTCTTCGACAGCGTCCGCGGCATCGCCCGCGCCAAGGCCGAGCTGCTCGAGGAGCTGCCGCCGACGGGCTTCGCCGTCCTGCCCGTCGAGGACGAACACTACGACTTCCTGCGTGGCTTCGCCCGCTGCCGGGTGATCACCTTCGGCCTGGAGCGCGGGGACTGCCGCGCCGAGGAGCTTCATGAAACCCCGGAGGGGCTGCGCTTCGATCTGGTCTGGGAGCCCCCGGCGGAGCTGGGCTTCGTCAAGGCCCGGGCGCGGATCGATCTGCCCCGACCCGGTCATCACCAGGCCCTCTCGGCCCTGCGCGCCGCCGCGGCGGCCCTGCTCTGCGGCGTGCCCCTGGAGCGGGCGGCCCGCAGCCTCAACGCCGCCCGGCTGACGCGGCAGCGCGGCGACGTGGTCAACCACGGCTCCCTCGTCGTGCTGCAGGACGCCTACAACGCCAACCCCCTGAGCATGGAGGCCGCCCTGCGCACCCTGGCCGCCCTGCCCGGCCAGCGCCGCGTCGCCGTTCTCGGGGACATGCTCGAACTCGGTCCCGCCGCCGAAGAGCTGCATCACGAGGTCGGCGCCCTGGTGGCCCGGCTGGGGATCGACGTCCTGATCGCCGTCGGCGGTCTGGCCGCCGAGACGGCCGCCGGGGCCCGGGAGGCCGGGATGAGCCGGGTCTACCGGGCGCGGGATCGCGTGGAGGCCCGCAAGCGCCTGCTCGAGGTGCTGCGCCCCGGCGACGTTCTGCTGGCCAAAGCCTCCAACGCCCTGGAACTCGACCGCCTGCTCGAGGAACTGCCCGAGATCTGA
- a CDS encoding penicillin-binding protein produces the protein MPVREDLRQQRRQTGSRRLVWLTVILGVFALIIAGRLIQLQVIRGAELGEQAHSQQVSREPLPGLRGTIYDRNGVVLAADREIPTAFLSPAEVPEERRDYVIDELTRILGLPRTKVYELVHRSGYFVWLSRGLSESEAAELREAALPGVHLRDEPARIYPLGRTAAHLLGFVGVDHRGLEGLELLYDDELIGEPGWVLKVTDAAGRPLYPLEETLEEPERGRDIFLTIDARYQHIVERELAAAVERGNARGGMAVMLDPADGSLLALANYPDYDPNDFAAYPAEVRRNRAVTDVYEPGSTMKAFTVAAALEEGLVEAETVFDTPQATLVTGRRIRDSLPHASRLTVSGIIERSSNVGVLQIGRLLGRERLHDYLRAFGFGEPSGLEAVGEAGGILRDAERWYPLDTACASFGQGIAVTPLQLAVGYAALANGGSLVRPRLVERFEERGRPVADNPSEPRGRVISAETAAELREILVETVERGLAVDAGGSGYRVGGKTGTAQKIGPGGYLDGNRYIASFVGFAPAADPRLVLLVVLDEPRPIYGGGPTCGPAFARIVRQVLALEGVPAPGALSARVVRADTPDLLRRSAPVDDELELLGLDARRAAALISAAGLRAEFHGCGTVSAVERDEDKLIVRLEDR, from the coding sequence ATGCCCGTGCGCGAGGATCTGCGACAGCAACGCCGCCAAACCGGCAGCCGCCGCCTGGTCTGGCTGACGGTGATCCTGGGTGTCTTCGCCCTGATCATCGCCGGACGGCTGATCCAGCTCCAGGTCATCCGCGGCGCCGAACTGGGCGAGCAGGCCCACAGCCAGCAGGTCAGCCGGGAGCCCCTGCCCGGGCTGCGCGGCACCATCTACGACCGCAACGGCGTCGTCCTGGCCGCGGACCGCGAAATACCGACGGCCTTCCTCTCGCCGGCCGAGGTGCCCGAGGAGCGTCGCGACTACGTCATCGATGAACTGACCCGTATCCTCGGGCTGCCGCGTACCAAGGTCTACGAGCTGGTCCACCGCAGCGGCTATTTCGTTTGGCTCTCCCGGGGACTCAGCGAGAGCGAGGCCGCCGAGCTGCGCGAGGCCGCGCTGCCCGGTGTCCATCTGCGCGACGAACCGGCGCGCATCTATCCCCTGGGACGCACCGCCGCCCACCTGCTGGGTTTCGTCGGTGTCGACCACCGGGGGCTCGAGGGCTTGGAACTGCTCTATGACGACGAACTCATCGGCGAGCCGGGCTGGGTGCTCAAGGTCACCGACGCCGCCGGCCGCCCCCTCTACCCCCTCGAGGAGACCCTGGAGGAGCCCGAGCGCGGCCGGGATATCTTCCTGACCATCGACGCCCGCTATCAGCACATCGTCGAGCGTGAGCTGGCCGCCGCCGTCGAGCGCGGCAACGCCCGCGGCGGGATGGCCGTCATGCTCGACCCCGCCGACGGCTCCCTGCTGGCCCTGGCCAACTACCCGGACTACGATCCCAACGATTTCGCCGCCTACCCGGCCGAGGTGCGGCGCAACCGCGCCGTCACCGACGTCTACGAGCCGGGCAGCACGATGAAGGCTTTCACCGTCGCCGCCGCCCTCGAGGAGGGCCTGGTCGAGGCGGAAACCGTCTTCGACACCCCCCAGGCGACCCTGGTGACCGGGCGGCGCATCCGCGACAGCCTGCCCCACGCTTCCCGGCTCACCGTCAGCGGGATCATCGAGCGCTCCAGCAACGTCGGCGTGCTGCAGATCGGCCGCCTGCTGGGGCGGGAGCGCCTGCACGACTACCTGCGCGCCTTCGGCTTCGGCGAGCCCAGCGGCCTCGAGGCCGTCGGCGAGGCCGGCGGCATCCTGCGCGACGCCGAGCGCTGGTACCCCCTGGACACCGCCTGCGCCAGCTTCGGTCAGGGTATCGCCGTCACTCCTTTGCAGTTGGCCGTGGGCTACGCCGCCCTGGCCAACGGCGGCAGCCTGGTCCGCCCGCGCCTGGTGGAGCGCTTCGAGGAGCGCGGCCGCCCCGTCGCCGATAATCCGAGCGAACCGCGCGGCCGGGTGATCTCCGCGGAGACCGCCGCCGAACTGCGCGAGATCCTGGTGGAGACCGTCGAGCGCGGTTTGGCCGTCGACGCCGGCGGCTCGGGCTATCGGGTCGGCGGCAAGACGGGTACGGCGCAGAAGATCGGACCCGGTGGTTATCTGGACGGCAACCGTTACATCGCCAGCTTTGTCGGTTTCGCCCCGGCCGCCGATCCCCGCCTGGTTCTGTTGGTGGTCCTCGACGAGCCCCGGCCGATCTACGGCGGCGGTCCGACCTGCGGTCCGGCCTTCGCCCGCATCGTCCGTCAGGTGCTGGCCCTGGAGGGCGTTCCGGCGCCCGGCGCCCTGAGCGCCCGGGTGGTGCGCGCCGACACTCCGGACCTGCTGCGCCGCAGCGCCCCCGTCGACGACGAGCTCGAACTCCTCGGCCTGGACGCTCGCCGGGCGGCGGCCCTGATCTCGGCGGCCGGTCTGCGGGCCGAGTTCCACGGCTGCGGAACGGTAAGCGCCGTCGAGCGCGACGAGGACAAACTGATCGTGCGCCTGGAGGATCGATGA
- the rsmH gene encoding 16S rRNA (cytosine(1402)-N(4))-methyltransferase RsmH, with translation MVEEVLEHWVVDPAGSYLDATLGRGGHSRALLSRYPEAGVLGCDRDPEALRRVRRESADAFGDRLRILKLSFAQLGELAERFDGLLFDLGVSSEQLSDAARGFSFRLDGPLDMRMDPVSGPTATELIDGLDEETLGRLLRDYGGERRWRRAATAIVNERPFADTRALAEVVRRAVGPSGRLDPATRTFQALRIAVNDELVQLEHGLNSALELLEPGGRLVFISYHSGEDRLVKRFFKHRSGHCICPPGTPVCRCEPRRQLRLLTRRPLTPTEEELADNPRARSAKLRAAERLEEDDG, from the coding sequence ATGGTCGAGGAGGTCCTGGAGCACTGGGTCGTCGATCCGGCGGGCTCCTACCTCGACGCCACCCTGGGTCGGGGCGGTCACAGCCGGGCCCTGCTGAGCCGCTATCCCGAGGCGGGGGTGTTGGGTTGCGACCGCGACCCCGAGGCGCTGCGGCGGGTGCGCCGCGAATCGGCCGACGCCTTCGGTGACCGCCTGCGGATTTTGAAGCTTTCCTTCGCCCAGTTGGGCGAATTGGCCGAACGCTTCGACGGCCTGCTGTTCGACCTCGGCGTCTCCTCGGAGCAGCTCAGCGATGCCGCTCGGGGCTTCAGCTTCCGCCTCGACGGTCCGCTGGACATGCGGATGGACCCCGTCTCCGGACCGACGGCGACCGAGCTGATCGACGGACTCGACGAGGAGACCCTGGGACGGCTGCTGCGCGATTACGGCGGCGAGCGGCGCTGGCGTCGGGCGGCGACGGCCATAGTGAACGAGCGACCCTTCGCCGACACCCGGGCCCTGGCCGAGGTCGTCCGTCGGGCCGTTGGACCCTCGGGCCGGCTCGATCCGGCCACCCGGACCTTCCAGGCCCTGCGCATCGCCGTCAACGACGAGCTGGTCCAGCTCGAACACGGATTGAACAGCGCCCTGGAGCTGCTCGAGCCCGGCGGTCGCCTGGTTTTCATCAGCTATCACTCCGGCGAGGATCGCCTCGTCAAGCGTTTTTTCAAGCATCGCAGCGGACATTGCATCTGTCCGCCCGGAACCCCGGTCTGCCGCTGCGAGCCCCGCCGGCAACTCCGCTTGCTGACCAGGCGCCCGCTGACGCCGACGGAGGAAGAGCTCGCCGACAACCCGCGGGCTCGTTCGGCCAAGTTGCGCGCCGCCGAGCGGCTGGAGGAGGACGATGGCTAA
- the mraZ gene encoding division/cell wall cluster transcriptional repressor MraZ has product MGSQSLERGLVVFLGRYEYNLDEKGRLAIPARLRNGDDGTVDWVLAQGLDGCLFLYPVETWREVAGRVQSLAANQRAARRFARLLFAGAVEVTLDKQGRVGIPQHLRAWAELKREVIVVGVGRRIEIWDKAAWEDYAADADYEDAAETLGELEF; this is encoded by the coding sequence ATTGGCAGTCAGTCACTTGAACGAGGATTAGTCGTGTTTCTGGGCCGCTACGAATACAACCTGGACGAGAAGGGTCGCCTGGCGATCCCCGCCCGTCTGCGCAACGGTGACGACGGGACCGTCGACTGGGTTCTGGCTCAGGGGCTGGACGGCTGTTTGTTCCTGTACCCCGTCGAGACCTGGCGCGAGGTGGCCGGCCGGGTGCAGTCGCTGGCCGCCAATCAGCGCGCCGCCCGGCGCTTCGCCCGCCTGCTGTTCGCCGGCGCCGTCGAGGTCACCCTGGACAAGCAGGGCCGCGTCGGTATCCCCCAACACCTGCGGGCCTGGGCCGAGCTCAAGCGAGAGGTGATCGTCGTCGGCGTCGGCCGCCGGATTGAGATCTGGGACAAGGCCGCCTGGGAGGATTACGCCGCCGACGCCGATTACGAGGACGCCGCTGAAACCCTCGGCGAGTTGGAATTCTGA